AATCGAGACTAGACCGGACTGGACCGGACCGGCCgattttgggcggttcccactgTCAGCAGTCGGTTCCCGTTCCAAGGTCCGGCGGCAACTGCACCAACCACTTCGAACCGAaccaaatttttatatataatttatataaatataatatataaacacatataatatatgaatattatatataaaacttCATTGACCGAATTACAATTGAGAATAACCTCTTGTGTGACCAAGAGATCACCAAAGCTCTTAAAACttatttgttagttttatctTATACTCGATGTGAGATAAGACTCTAGGAGTTCCTCATGCTCACTCTCTCTTTGCTCCTCACTTGCAAACGATAAGACACTTCAAGTCTCAAAGAGTCCgtcgactaaacattcaaaacATGTAGAGAGATTATCTATAAAAAACCTAAGCCAAAACGCATTTTACTCAAATTGTTCATGcattttatgcttaaaattaagagtgaaacacataaattatgattaatattcacgcagtgaagtttgaatattttcgCGCGTGAAACATGTGTGGTAGTTTTATTAGACGTTTTAACCGAATGGATTGATCGATCCGGAACACGTTGTTGTTCTTTAATGAATTGTTGTTatttagtgaaaaagaaagtgccGATCATATTGGGTGACAACCGACCCAGGATCGAACCTAACCAATGGTCCTGGCCCacgttcccaaaattgggaaccggttttcCAACCAGTTCCAGGTTCtaaggtggaaccggaccgaaccggaaaccgatcacccctaattatTAGAGGGTCAAGCAGCTTCGCGTACCTCAACAAGAAAATACCTTTCAACTAGGGGGggttgaattttaataattgacTCAAAGTGGGACCAATTTGGAGAGTTATTTAAGGACTTcctatttttaacttttaattttgattttatttcttgctTGTTGTTCCACGTAAAAGAAAGTTAGTCCAAAAATCAGAGTTGGTAGAGACTTTCTTCTAGCTAAACATTACTTTGAAAAAATTCTTGTCATTTTTAATATAACAGAAGAAAATGCGCAATCTTATCTCTAAGAGAGTAGCACCCATAAAAGTCTAagctttacaaaaaaaaaaaaaaaaatggtgtccTATTCTCTAAACTGTTCTAATTTCCATCGaattgattttggtttttgatCGTCATTTTAAAGACTAACCGATGTGATCGATCCTGCTTAGAGCGTGCTCCCAATCGTTCACAAGAGAAAAAGTTTACGAGCACTTATACCGTCGATGTAGAGAAAGAACTAGAGGGTTTTCGTAAATCACCTTTCACtactaaaaattattctcgaaaATCCTAACTCACATGGAAAATGCTCAATCgagcaatttaaaaaaaaaaaaaaaggaaacaaatccACGTCCATAGACGTGTATCATGACGTCATGGCACTGGAATAATCGCAGACGGTAcgttttgttcttttacttttgCTCTGGGCACGAGTTGAATTTTCCAGCGAACGTCAGGTGGATCAATTATTCATACGATGGTCCACGTGGCCCGCCTTCCATTGGTTGGAGCGTTGGAACGTCATTGAGCACGCAGGCGAAAGAGTTAAAATCTTAAATGTCATTATCCTTTCGCCTTTCCTTTCGCCAACTTCATTAGACTATTTCAGCCGTCGTTCTCTGTGCTCTGTTCTTCTCCTcgattccctctctctctctctctctctgtgaaaatATTCTCGGTTGGAGatacagagagagggagagggtttTGGTGACGAGAGCATGATGGCCAGACCAGAGGGCTCGATCTTTAAGCTGTGCTTCCTGTGTTCCTTGATCGCGAATCTCTTCTTCGGGGTGAATCTCTACCTGGGTCGCCGTGGCGTGGGGGTGGAAGTGGAGCAGCGACGAGGTGAACGTCCAAGGCCTGAGCTGGagcggagggcggcggcggaggccgAGTCGGCGGCGGCGCGGGAGTGCTCGGGCCACGGGAGGGCGTTCCTCGACGGGGCGGTCGCCGACGGGAGGCCGGCCTGCGAGTGCAACACGTGCTACGGCGGTCCGGACTGCTCCCTCTTCTTGCCCTCTTGCTCTGCCAATGCCGACGGGTTAGTTTCGACTTTCTCCGTctcgatcaattttttttttttttttttggtaaggtaagaatcTACGTCTCGATCATTCATTCCCCAACaaacgagaaaatattcagtggttttCTAAAGCGCCACGTCTACAGCTGACGTGGCGTGCGTTAATGTGCTATTGGCCAATTAAAAACTGAAACGTGTCAGCAAACGATAAATTAAAAATCCCTTAATCCACCTGgatttctcttttcctcctcttccatCTGCACGCACAAGCCCGACCGCCGCCCCTCCTTCCGCCATCGCCACCGGCGGAGTGGGAGTTGCCGGCGCCGTGTGAAACCAGTTTGGCCGTCTCCTCCGCCTGTGCCTCAGTTCCAAATCCGGCGGGATGACGGAGAGGGTGGACGCGGAGGTTCTCTCCAGATTTGGTTTGCTGCAACGCTCCTCTGCACCTCCGGGTCTGGTTCGCTGCTCCAGATCTTGGCTCGTCCCATGGCTGCCGGCGAAGAGCTCAACAACTTTGCGACAGACCGAGAAGCCGTCCATGGCCGACCGCTCCTCTGCATCTCCAGATCTGGTTTCCTGCTCAACAGCTTTGAGCTCGAGTCTTGGCTCGTCCATGGCTGCCGGCGACGAGCTCAACAGCTTTAACGCAGACTGTGGCGGCCACGGTGGGGCGGTGGTTCAGGGACGGCGGCGACGTTGGCGGCGGGGCGGCTTGGGCGATGGAGGTGGCCGAGCCTAGGCGGAGCCGAGGTCGAAGATGGAGgggaaaagagaacaaaattaattttttaaatttcccttTCAACATCCAATTGAGTATCAATAAATAAGTGCACACCACGTCAGCCGGTGACGTGGCTTTTGcaaaccactgaatattttctcgaataTGCGCAGAATTCACTGAATTGTTACTGTAATAAGGATAGCTGATGGTCTCATCCCGAATTGGATTCGAAATGAAAGATTTCAATGAGGTTTCACTGAATCAGTATTCCCAATGGCCCTTTGAGACATTCTCTGTCATTTGTGAGATGCCAATGTGATGGATGAGGACTTCAttgattcttgtttttttctgttCTGGGAGAATACAATTTCGGCACCGAAACTCCACAATTTTCTCCGTTTGTGGGGTACAAGATTGGTGTCCTATATCCTATTATAATAGGGGTGCTTCTTTAAGGATGCACACATGGTACGAACATGTAACTTTTGATTAACATGTCTTCCACAGATAGAATTTAGATGCCTACATGTAACTTTTCCTCTCAGTTTATCATTCCAGTTGTGAACATTGACATGTTCACCTATGGGATCCCCATCTTCAATACAATAAACAAGTTATATGCCTTGAGCGCGATTCTTTGTTCTTTtacattttgtgaaaattcatGGATCAGCGGTTTACCTGCACATGTCCCTTATGGGTCGGAACCATTCTTCCACTCGGCACGTATTGGGCTTTTATGTTTCAGGCTTTAATGGTCTGTCAGGCTATCACACTTCGGGTATGCGAGAGTTAACTCGTAAAATTTAAACCACCTCGTGTTGGTAACAGTTTAAGGTTGGAGCGGCATTTTCCACTCTTTCGAAATCTCCTTAATTCACAGtcctttaattttattttatcgttTGGTTGCAGGGGAGATCCATTGTTCTTGGAGCCATTCTGGAAGCAGCATGCAGAGAGCAGTGCAGTAGTGGTGGCGGGTTGGCACAGGATGAGCTACTCCTTCAGTGACCAGACCACCTTGTCCCAAGAACTTGAGTCTCTCCTCAGGAAGCTGCACTCCCAGGTTGGGAATGCCATCACAGACGACAAATACATTTTGTTTGGTGCTGGCTCTACCCAACTCCTCAATGCTGCTGTCCATGCTCTCTCTCATCTCAACTCTTCATTTCCTGCTTCAGCTGTTGCCTCAATCCCCTATTATGCGGTCAGCATTTTTCCTTTCGCGAGCTTGTAATGGACTCTGTGTTTCGTCCTGCTCCATCCTTACGCTCAATTTTGACGTAATTTCACCGTTCGGGTATcggtgtttttcttcttcttcacagcTTTATCAAATGCAAACAGAGTTCTTCGACTCAGCAGACTGCAGCTTTCAGGGAGACCCGGCACGTTGGAAGAACGCAACCAACACCACTGGAGACATCATCGAGTTCGTGACTGCACCGAACAATCCCAATGGACAGTTGAATGAGGCCATTCTCCATGGCCCTAATGTTAAAACTATTCACGACCGCGCTTATTACTGGCCACATTTCACAGGGATTCCTTCCCCAGCAGACGAGGACCTCACTATCTTCACTATCTCTAAGCTCACTGGTCATGCCGGTAGCAGATTCGGGTAAATATGCCAAAACCCTTAACTTTTTCCCCATATTCTGATGTTTCCTGCTATATATTCACGGTTCAAATTGTAGTTTGATGTTGCTGATTCAGCTGACAGTATCATAGCTTTCAGTAAAATCTTCTAGCTTACCCAGTGGGAATCATTTCTTTCATTGTTAACGTTGGCTTAAAACAGATGGGCATTCATAAGGAACGAAGAGGTGTACCAAAGGATGAACATGTACCTGCAATTGAACATGATGGGCGTCTCGAGGGACACTCAGTTAAGAGCTATGAAGCTTCTGAAAGTAATCATCGAAGATGGGGGCAGGGAAATATTTGAGTTCGGATACAAAACCATGACCAAACGTTGGGACAGACTGAGGAAGACATTGTCCATGTCAAACAGATTCTCTCTCCAGAAAGTACCACCTGAAAACTGCACCTATTTCCAGAAAGTTAGGGAACCAACTCCAGGTGAGAATTTGCCACAACCCTATAACTTATTTACAACGCGAGGAGCAAATGTGATAAGATGACAGATCAATataattttatgatgattcatcagtagcattctttttcaaaatgtggACCGAGTTTCTCTATCAACATGTGTTACACAGCTTTTGTCTGAAAAATACCCCAGTAATGCCCTTTGCAGTCTTATACACATGTATTTAGAAGAGGATCTCTCTTATGTTACGCATCAGCAAAACTGTTGCCAAATTCCAAGGGGTGTCGATGTGAGTTCTCTCTTTCCCGTTTTGGCTgtattctttttcacaaattaaCTGGAGCATTTATGGCAGCTTATGCATGGGTGAAATGTGAGAGGGAGGAAGACAAGAACTGCATTGAGATCCTAAATGCGGCCAAAATCCTTGGTAGAGGAGGGAGCATCTTCCATGACGACGATAGGTACGCAAGGCTCAGCCTCATTAGGAGCGACGACGATTTTGACATGCTGATAAGCCGATTAGAGAGCCTAGTCTCCAAGGAAGATGGAGCCAAAATCATGTAattgtgaagaaagaagaacagtCAATCTCGTGTTGATCTATGATTCTGGACAAAGTGATTGAATCATAGGTATATACCGTGCGACCTAGAGTGAAGGTCATGACTATTGACCTATTTAAGAAAGAGTAAAGTGATAGGTCTTAGTTTGTTAGATGGAGACAAGACCATGTGattgtgaagaaagaagaatagtCAATCTCGTATTGATTTGTGACTCTAAATAAAGTAATTAAATCATAGGTACATATCATGTGAATTAGAGCGAAGGTCATGACTATTGACCTCTTTAAGAAAGAGTGATGTGATGGTCTTAGTATGTAAGATGGAACCAAAGTCATGTGattaggaagaaagaaaaatagtcAATCTCGTGTTGATTTGTGATTGTGGACAAAGATATTAAATCATAGATATATTTCTTGTGAACTAGAGTGAGGGTCATGACTATTGACCTCTTTAAGAAAAAGTAATGTGATGGGTCTTAGTTTGTAAATTGAGACAAGATCATGTGattgtgaagaaagaagaatgatCAATCTCGCGTTGATATGTGATTCTAGACAAAGTGATTAAATCATAGGTATATATCATGTGAATTAGAGTGAGGGTCATGACTATTAGCCTCTTAAAGAAAGAGTAATGTGATAGGTCTTAGTATGTAAGATGGAACCAAAACCATGTGattgtgaagaaagaaaaatagtcAATCTCGCGTTGATTTGTAATTGTGGATGAAGTTATTAAACCATAAGTATATTTATTGTGAACTAAAGTAAGGGTCATGACGATTGACCTCTTTAAGAAAAAGTAATGTGGTAGGTCTTAGTATGAAAAGATGAAACCAAAATCATGTGATTGTGAAGAAAAATAACAGTCAAACTCACATTGATCGATATGATTCTGGACAAAGGGATTTAATCATAGGCATGTTTCTTGTGGACTAGAGTGAGGATCATGACTACCAACCTCTTTAAGAAATAGTAATGTGACAGGTCTTAGTTTGCAAGATAGAGGCAAAACCATGTGattgtaaagaaagaaaaacggTCAATCTCACGATTACGGATAAAATGATTAAATCATACATATATTTCGTGCAAACTAGAGTGAGGGTCATGACTATTGACCTCTTTAAGAAAAAGCAATGTGATAGATCTTAGTTTGTAAGATAATACCAAAACCATGTAATTgttaagggggaaaaaaagcaaTCATCTCACGTTGATAAGTAGTTAAATCATATGTATATTTCCCGTGAATTAGAGTGACCATTGACCTCTTTAAGAAAGAGTAACGTGATAGGTCTTAGTTTACAAGATGGAGACAAAACCATATGATtgtgaaggggaaaaaaagtcaATTTCGCATTGATTTATGATTCTAAACAAAGtgattaaatcataaatatattttttgtgaaCCAAAGTAAGGGTCATGACTATTGACCTCTTCAAGAAAGATAATGTGATAAGCCTTAGTTTGTAAGATGGAGTCAAAAGCATATgattataaagaaagaaaggcgGTCGATCTCACGTTGATTTGTGAATTTGGATAAAGTGATTAAACCATAGTATATTTCCCATGAACTAGAGTGAGGATCTTGACTTTGACCTCTTTAAGAAAGCACAATGCAATAGACCTTAATTTGTAAGATGGAGCCAAAACCATGTGATTGTGAAGGTAAAAAAGTAGCCAATCTCACATTGATATGTGATTGTAAACAAAGTGATTAAATCTTAGGTATATTTCCTGCGAACTAGAGAGAGGATCATGACTATTAACCTCTTTAAGAAAGCGCAATGTGGTAAATCTTAGTTTATAAGAtgaatgtgaagaaagaaaaaaatcaatgttgCATTGATCCGTGATTTTGGACAAAGTGATTAAATCATAGGTATATTTCTTGTGAATTAGAGTGAGGGTCATTACTACTGACCATTTTAAGAAAGAGTAATGTGATATATTTTAGTTTGTAATATATTGCAAACATTGGTATAACACAATACAATAAAGCAAGACTatacatttctcttttcatgAGGAGCCACTTTTAATTGTGGTCTTCAAATCATACGCCATGCTTGATTATCACCCTCCTCGACATTGTCATCCTACTGGAGTTTTGCAGACACATTGCACTTACTCTGCCCTTGTAAGCACTTTGTAAGTCTGATATGTGCCTAAATAATTATATCAAacaactctttctttttggccatAGATTGCTAAAACGACTTAACTGTCTACCCTTCCTTCAAAAAGTACTAT
The window above is part of the Eucalyptus grandis isolate ANBG69807.140 chromosome 6, ASM1654582v1, whole genome shotgun sequence genome. Proteins encoded here:
- the LOC104450820 gene encoding tryptophan aminotransferase-related protein 3, with amino-acid sequence MARPEGSIFKLCFLCSLIANLFFGVNLYLGRRGVGVEVEQRRGERPRPELERRAAAEAESAAARECSGHGRAFLDGAVADGRPACECNTCYGGPDCSLFLPSCSANADGGDPLFLEPFWKQHAESSAVVVAGWHRMSYSFSDQTTLSQELESLLRKLHSQVGNAITDDKYILFGAGSTQLLNAAVHALSHLNSSFPASAVASIPYYALYQMQTEFFDSADCSFQGDPARWKNATNTTGDIIEFVTAPNNPNGQLNEAILHGPNVKTIHDRAYYWPHFTGIPSPADEDLTIFTISKLTGHAGSRFGWAFIRNEEVYQRMNMYLQLNMMGVSRDTQLRAMKLLKVIIEDGGREIFEFGYKTMTKRWDRLRKTLSMSNRFSLQKVPPENCTYFQKVREPTPAYAWVKCEREEDKNCIEILNAAKILGRGGSIFHDDDRYARLSLIRSDDDFDMLISRLESLVSKEDGAKIM